A single genomic interval of Armigeres subalbatus isolate Guangzhou_Male chromosome 1, GZ_Asu_2, whole genome shotgun sequence harbors:
- the LOC134205178 gene encoding uncharacterized protein LOC134205178 isoform X2, translating to MSKRKFDDTSSQGGKVSKQAAEEQVANTDWDILSYRSHYEPEEHWDLRRRFMECHQSWIPEDELVCLAQVFVNTELLHCRYPLQTMERIKELSKGIADEYRDSRKNKLQRTFVSASDAAASKVQRKGPGEQVPQLATSSRKHKPVEVIRSLEDVYNNVVLLNNDYQQTQIEFDRLGKSKMIIMFSNDAQGRTVGEVRVGQFTLLQTVIDGNGKAGKKAFKAAFIESMAKHCYKIYRKKRPTELTNTNVERKQVDGAVDHRGRKVVEDFQEKKIEESNLGFKLLQKLGWTGGSLGSKNEGIVDPINCQIKIGRQGLGCGPATKEKGEEANKKGKINTRNETYGIDINFYRQMMRNFKNSDLEYDLVFSNEFTKEERALFHSMAQQLQLKTRSYGNDNDGTRQFVLLGRKLPPHDLLERILVHQDPIFCEMYSVEPPQESKKDQ from the exons ATGTCTAAGAGAAAATTTGATGACACTAGTAGTCAAGGGGGGAAAGTGAGTAAACAGGCGGCAGAAGAACAAGTGGCAAACACCGACTGGGATATCCTTTCCTATCGGTCACATTATGAACCAGAAGAGCACTGGGATCTGCGGCGTCGTTTCATGGAGTGCCACCAAAGCTGGATCCCGGAAGATGAGCTCGTCTGCTTGGCGCAGGTATTCGTCAACACCGAGTTGCTTCACTGCAGATATCCGCTGCAAACCATGGAACGAATAAAGGAACTGTCTAAGGGCATTGCCGACGAGTACCGTGACTCCCGGAAGAACAAACTTCAAAGAACATTCGTTTCCGCATCGGATGCCGCTGCCTCCAAAGTACAGAGAAAAGGTCCTGGGGAACAAGTGCCCCAACTGGCAACCTCTTCACGGAAGCATAAACCAGTGGAAGTGATCCGTTCTTTGGAAGACGTCTACAACAATGTTGTTTTGCTGAACAACGATTACCAACAAACCCAGATCGAGTTCGATCGTTTGGGGAAGAGCAAAATGATTATAATGTTTTCTAATGATGCCCAGGGGCGAACGGTTGGAGAAGTGCGAGTGGGACAATTCACATTACTACAAACGGTAATCGATGGAAATGGGAAAGCGGGTAAAAAGGCTTTCAAGGCTGCTTTCATCGAATCCATGGCAAAGCACTGTTATAAAATTTAT cgAAAAAAGCGTCCCACTGAGTTGACCAACACAAACGTGGAGCGAAAACAAGTGGATGGTGCGGTAGATCACCGAGGACGCAAGGTTGTGGAAGATTTTCAggagaaaaaaatcgaagaaagtAACCTCGGGTTCAAATTACTGCAAAAACTGGGCTGGACCGGTGGCTCATTGGGATCGAAGAACGAAGGCATTGTGGATCCAATCAACTGTCAGATCAAAATCGGTCGACAAGGATTGGGCTGTGGTCCGGCCACAAAAGAGAAAGGCGAAGAAGCAAACAAGAAAGGAAAGATCAATACCCGCAACGAGACATATGGAATTGATATAAATTTTTATCGGCAAATGATGCGTAATTTTAAGAACAGCGATCTGGAGTACGATTTGGTGTTCAGCAATGAATTCACTAAGGAGGAACGAGCACTATTTCACAG caTGGCACAACAATTGCAATTGAAAACTCGCAGCTACGGCAACGACAATGATGGCACGCGGCAGTTTGTACTTTTGGGTCGAAAGCTTCCGCCTCACGATCTTTTGGAGCGAATTTTGGTGCACCAGGATCCAATATTTTGCGAAATGTACAGCGTTGAGCCGCCACAAGAAAGCAAAAAGGATCAGTGA
- the LOC134205178 gene encoding uncharacterized protein LOC134205178 isoform X1, producing the protein MSKRKFDDTSSQGGKVSKQAAEEQVANTDWDILSYRSHYEPEEHWDLRRRFMECHQSWIPEDELVCLAQVFVNTELLHCRYPLQTMERIKELSKGIADEYRDSRKNKLQRTFVSASDAAASKVQRKGPGEQVPQLATSSRKHKPVEVIRSLEDVYNNVVLLNNDYQQTQIEFDRLGKSKMIIMFSNDAQGRTVGEVRVGQFTLLQTVIDGNGKAGKKAFKAAFIESMAKHCYKIYRKKRPTELTNTNVERKQVDGAVDHRGRKVVEDFQEKKIEESNLGFKLLQKLGWTGGSLGSKNEGIVDPINCQIKIGRQGLGCGPATKEKGEEANKKGKINTRNETYGIDINFYRQMMRNFKNSDLEYDLVFSNEFTKEERALFHSMAQQLQLKTRSYGNDNDGTRQFVLLGRKLPPHDLLERILVHQDPIFCEMYSVEPPQESKKDQIPSASVCCPTACDIPTKTE; encoded by the exons ATGTCTAAGAGAAAATTTGATGACACTAGTAGTCAAGGGGGGAAAGTGAGTAAACAGGCGGCAGAAGAACAAGTGGCAAACACCGACTGGGATATCCTTTCCTATCGGTCACATTATGAACCAGAAGAGCACTGGGATCTGCGGCGTCGTTTCATGGAGTGCCACCAAAGCTGGATCCCGGAAGATGAGCTCGTCTGCTTGGCGCAGGTATTCGTCAACACCGAGTTGCTTCACTGCAGATATCCGCTGCAAACCATGGAACGAATAAAGGAACTGTCTAAGGGCATTGCCGACGAGTACCGTGACTCCCGGAAGAACAAACTTCAAAGAACATTCGTTTCCGCATCGGATGCCGCTGCCTCCAAAGTACAGAGAAAAGGTCCTGGGGAACAAGTGCCCCAACTGGCAACCTCTTCACGGAAGCATAAACCAGTGGAAGTGATCCGTTCTTTGGAAGACGTCTACAACAATGTTGTTTTGCTGAACAACGATTACCAACAAACCCAGATCGAGTTCGATCGTTTGGGGAAGAGCAAAATGATTATAATGTTTTCTAATGATGCCCAGGGGCGAACGGTTGGAGAAGTGCGAGTGGGACAATTCACATTACTACAAACGGTAATCGATGGAAATGGGAAAGCGGGTAAAAAGGCTTTCAAGGCTGCTTTCATCGAATCCATGGCAAAGCACTGTTATAAAATTTAT cgAAAAAAGCGTCCCACTGAGTTGACCAACACAAACGTGGAGCGAAAACAAGTGGATGGTGCGGTAGATCACCGAGGACGCAAGGTTGTGGAAGATTTTCAggagaaaaaaatcgaagaaagtAACCTCGGGTTCAAATTACTGCAAAAACTGGGCTGGACCGGTGGCTCATTGGGATCGAAGAACGAAGGCATTGTGGATCCAATCAACTGTCAGATCAAAATCGGTCGACAAGGATTGGGCTGTGGTCCGGCCACAAAAGAGAAAGGCGAAGAAGCAAACAAGAAAGGAAAGATCAATACCCGCAACGAGACATATGGAATTGATATAAATTTTTATCGGCAAATGATGCGTAATTTTAAGAACAGCGATCTGGAGTACGATTTGGTGTTCAGCAATGAATTCACTAAGGAGGAACGAGCACTATTTCACAG caTGGCACAACAATTGCAATTGAAAACTCGCAGCTACGGCAACGACAATGATGGCACGCGGCAGTTTGTACTTTTGGGTCGAAAGCTTCCGCCTCACGATCTTTTGGAGCGAATTTTGGTGCACCAGGATCCAATATTTTGCGAAATGTACAGCGTTGAGCCGCCACAAGAAAGCAAAAAGGATCA